In the Gossypium raimondii isolate GPD5lz chromosome 9, ASM2569854v1, whole genome shotgun sequence genome, one interval contains:
- the LOC105798180 gene encoding granule-bound starch synthase 2, chloroplastic/amyloplastic, which translates to MASIGNSCSSPFIIERNGESKAFVFSTFRSRKMKTLGVVNGGVSLFYNKGKQLSRFKPLRVASTGDAVGLGDGDDSENSLQATIEKSKKVLAMQRDLLQQIAERRKLVSSIKGSVTDQDEDEDEDEDEDFSTGDSSLPNPDLTSRSYNRVDVVNNGSIPSSSHVNSTTKNESKILPSVEVQEKPELYFAPEKASSNNGSIKQSKTIDSKAFKSDVLPSYLSSSKAQVTDEEEESSTEADSKEAAEVDDAAVEDEKPPPLAGVNVMNIILVAAECAPWSKTGGLGDVAGSLPKALARRGHRVMVVAPRYANYADSQDTGVRKRYKVNGQELEVSYFQAYVDGVDFVFMDSPMFQSMQNNIYGGNRLDILKRMVLFCKAAVEVPWHVPCGGVCYGDGNLVFIANDWHTALLPVYLKAYYRDNGLMSFTRSVLVIHNIAHQGRGPVEDFSYVDLPEHYMDLFKLYDPIGGDHFNIFAAGLKTADRVVTVSHGYSWELKTAEGGWGLHRIINENDWKLRGIVNGIDTKEWNPQYDIHLKSDGYTNYSLETLQTGKPKCKAALQKELGLPVREDVPLLGFIGRLDQQKGVDLIAEAIPWMIGQDVQLVMLGTGRPDLEQMLRQFENEHRDKVRGWVGFSVKTAHRITAGADILLMPSRFEPCGLNQLYAMNYGTIPVVHAVGGLRDTVQQFNPFEESGVGWTFDSADASKLIHALGNCLLTYRQYKTSWEGLQIRGMKQDLSWDNAAEKYEEVLVAAKYQW; encoded by the exons ATGGCTTCCATTGGTAATAGTTGTTCTTCACCATTTATaattgaaagaaatggagaaagtaaagcttttgttttttcaacttttaGGTCAAGAAAGATGAAGACTTTGGGTGTTGTGAATGGTGgggtttctttgttttataaCAAAGGGAAACAGCTTTCTAGATTTAAGCCTTTGAGAGTAGCTAGTACTGGGGATGCTGTTGGTCTTGGTGATGGTGATGACTCTGAAAATTCACTTCAGGCTACCATTGAAAAGAGCAAGAAAGTTCTTGCCATGCAAAGAGACCTACTTCAACAG ATTGCTGAAAGAAGGAAACTGGTTTCGTCCATAAAAGGTAGTGTTACCGAccaagatgaagatgaagatgaagatgaagatgaagatttTAGTACAGGGGATAGCTCTCTTCCCAATCCAGATCTTACTTCTAGAAGCTATAACAGAGTGGATGTAGTGAATAATGGTAGCATTCCTTCAAGCAGTCATGTTAATTCAACTACGAAGAATGAATCAAAGATTCTACCTTCAGTTGAAGTCCAAGAGAAACCGGAACTATATTTTGCTCCTGAAAAGGCTTCCTCTAATAATGGTTCTATCAAACAATCCAAAACCATTGATTCTAAAGCATTTAAGTCTGATGTGCTTCCTTCTTATCTCTCGAGTTCCAAAGCCCAAGTTACAGACGAAGAGGAAGAAAGTTCAACTGAAGCAGACTCGAAAGAGGCTGCTGAGGTAGATGATGCTGCAGTTGAAGATGAAAAACCCCCGCCGCTAGCTGGTGTAAATGTCATGAATATTATATTAGTAGCAGCAGAATGTGCCCCATGGTCTAAAACAG GTGGGCTAGGAGATGTTGCTGGTTCTTTGCCAAAGGCTTTGGCTCGACGTGGACACAGGGTTATG gTTGTGGCACCTCGATATGCTAATTATGCTGATTCTCAAGATACCGGAGTTCGAAAGAGGTACAAGGTAAATGGTCAG GAGCTGGAAGTATCCTATTTCCAAGCCTATGTAGATGGTGTTGATTTTGTTTTCATGGATAGTCCCATGTTTCAGAGTATGCAGAATAACATATACGGAGGAAACCGACTG GATATTTTGAAGCGCATGGTATTGTTTTGCAAAGCAGCAGTTGAG GTTCCTTGGCATGTTCCTTGTGGAGGTGTCTGTTATGGAGATGGTAATCTGGTTTTCATTGCTAATGATTGGCATACAGCCTTGTTGCCAGTGTACTTGAAAGCATATTATCGGGACAATGGTTTGATGTCCTTCACGAGATCCGTTCTTGTTATCCATAATATTGCTCACCAG GGTCGGGGGCCTGTGGAGGATTTCAGCTATGTCGATCTACCAGAACACTACATGGACCTTTTCAAGTTATATGATCCGATTGGAGGTGATCACTTCAATATCTTTGCGGCCGGACTAAAGACGGCTGACCGAGTAGTCACTGTTAGCCATGGATATTCTTGGGAGCTTAAAACTGCAGAAGGTGGTTGGGGTTTGCACAGGATCATAAACGAAAATGATTGGAAGTTGAGGGGAATAGTCAATGGAATCGATACAAAGGAATGGAATCCACAATACGATATTCACCTCAAATCCGATGGTTATACTAACTACTCCTTGGAAACACTGCAAACCGGTAAACCTAAATGCAAGGCCGCGCTACAAAAGGAGCTCGGGTTGCCAGTTCGCGAAGATGTCCCACTGCTCGGCTTTATCGGGAGACTAGATCAACAAAAAGGTGTTGATCTAATTGCCGAGGCAATTCCCTGGATGATAGGCCAAGATGTGCAATTAGTCATGTTAGGCACCGGCAGACCTGACCTAGAACAGATGCTTAGACAGTTTGAAAACGAACATCGTGACAAAGTAAGAGGATGGGTAGGGTTTTCCGTAAAGACAGCTCACCGTATAACAGCCGGGGCTGATATTTTACTCATGCCATCAAGATTTGAACCTTGTGGTCTAAACCAACTATATGCTATGAACTATGGAACAATACCGGTTGTCCATGCAGTCGGTGGACTGAGAGACACAGTGCAGCAGTTCAATCCGTTTGAAGAGTCTGGGGTCGGGTGGACATTCGACAGTGCGGATGCAAGCAAGTTGATACATGCATTAGGTAACTGTTTGTTGACATATCGGCAGTATAAAACAAGTTGGGAAGGGTTGCAAATACGGGGAATGAAGCAAGATTTGAGCTGGGACAATGCAGCTGAGAAGTATGAGGAAGTGCTTGTTGCAGCCAAATATCAGTGGTGA
- the LOC128032501 gene encoding E3 ubiquitin-protein ligase RING1-like: MAEAPTPTQQPRPVVYVVFQIGGVGVVSENKLGPAPASKDSIEAMPRIKVKESGNDCCVCLEEFEVEEEAREMPCKHVFHSGCIQKWLLIHGLCPVCRFLMPPETAEIGGGEGNGGRRRMEGGEINGLEIVQSVFAFASLASMMGMMGWGRAFRQPDSGQVDDDRSSNCNTDDTPSNCNTDSN; this comes from the coding sequence ATGGCGGAAGCTCCTACGCCGACCCAACAGCCTCGTCCTGTCGTTTACGTAGTTTTCCAGATCGGCGGCGTAGGAGTCGTCAGCGAAAATAAACTTGGGCCGGCGCCAGCTTCCAAAGATTCCATAGAAGCAATGCCGAGGATAAAAGTGAAAGAGAGTGGCAATGATTGTTGTGTTTGTTTGGAAGAGTTCGAAGTTGAAGAAGAAGCAAGGGAGATGCCATGTAAGCATGTGTTCCATTCGGGTTGTATTCAGAAGTGGCTGTTGATCCATGGGTTATGCCCGGTTTGTCGATTCTTGATGCCGCCTGAGACGGCTGAAATAGGAGGTGGTGAGGGTAATGGTGGCCGGCGAAGAATGGAGGGTGGGGAGATCAATGGTTTGGAAATTGTACAGTCGGTTTTTGCTTTTGCTAGCTTGGCTAGCATGATGGGTATGATGGGTTGGGGTCGGGCTTTCCGTCAACCTGATTCGGGTCAAGTTGATGATGATAGGTCTTCCAATTGCAACACGGATGATACGCCTTCCAATTGCAACACGGATAGCAATTGA
- the LOC105797390 gene encoding exopolygalacturonase — MALQIVFFSIFFFVSFTIAQGVRTLNVRNYGAIADGRTDNKKAFLRAWNDACYQNGGSIVYIPKGVYMVGSVEFAGPCRGPIMFLISGDLKAPIGPYSNVEKWIGFQHVNNLIVKGGGTLDGQGPSAWPYNKCQKTNNCDPLPISIKFDFVTNSRIESIRSVNSKNVHLAIYGCNNVNVSKVDLLAPADSPNTDGIKISRSADIRITNSRIRTGDDCIAIISGSSNIDVSYVYCGPGHGISIGSLGKYKNEENVNGVTVRKCTLNGTDNGVRIKSWESPYAITASKFLFQDIFMENVRNPIIVDQTYCPHSPCNQETASHVQIQDVTYRNIWGTSSSQVAVSFECSKKFPCKNIVMTDVNLAIVGGEGPLKSSCSYVKGRSFGRQNPPPCF; from the exons ATGGCTCTCcaaattgttttcttttcaattttcttctttgtctCCTTCACTATAGCTCAAGGTGTAAGAACTTTGAATGTTAGAAATTACGGTGCCATTGCTGATGGCCGAACAGACAATAAAAAG GCTTTTCTTCGAGCATGGAATGACGCTTGCTATCAGAATGGAGGTTCTATAGTTTATATACCTAAAGGAGTGTACATGGTGGGATCAGTTGAATTTGCAGGTCCTTGTAGAGGACCAATAATGTTTTTAATCAGTGGAGATTTAAAGGCTCCAATTGGACCTTATTCCAATGTTGAGAAATGGATAGGGTTTCAACATGTAAATAACTTAATAGTTAAAGGTGGTGGAACATTGGATGGTCAGGGACCTTCTGCTTGGCCTTACAACAAATGTCAAAAGACCAACAATTGTGACCCTCTTCCAATT tcAATTAAATTCGACTTTGTGACAAATTCAAGGATTGAGTCCATAAGATCAGTCAATAGTAAAAATGTTCATCTTGCAATCTACGGTTGCAACAATGTAAACGTGTCGAAAGTCGATTTGTTAGCTCCTGCCGACAGTCCCAACACCGATGGAATCAAGATCAGCCGGTCGGCTGACATTCGAATTACCAACTCTAGAATAAGAACAGGTGATGATTGTATCGCCATCATCTCTGGGAGCTCCAACATTGATGTGTCCTATGTTTATTGTGGTCCTGGACATGGTATCAGCATTGGAAGCCTTGGTAAGTATAAAAATGAAGAGAATGTTAATGGTGTGACTGTAAGAAAATGTACCCTCAATGGAACAGACAATGGTGTTAGAATCAAATCATGGGAATCTCCTTATGCAATCACTGCCTCAAAGTTTTTATTTCAAGACATTTTTATGGAGAATGTTAGAAACCCAATCATTGTTGACCAGACATATTGCCCACACTCTCCATGCAATCAAGAG ACAGCTTCTCATGTCCAAATCCAAGATGTTACATATAGGAACATATGGGGAACGTCGAGTTCTCAAGTTGCAGTTTCGTTTGAATGTAGTAAAAAATTTCCATGCAAGAACATAGTGATGACTGATGTTAATTTGGCTATTGTTGGAGGTGAAGGTCCTTTAAAATCTTCGTGTTCATACGTTAAAGGTCGTTCCTTTGGCCGACAAAATCCTCCACCTTGTTTCTAG
- the LOC105798181 gene encoding uncharacterized protein LOC105798181 isoform X1 has translation MEIPLNLLHFQSVPKYLNGFESKPSNPQPPSFAPNLELHQPRNKGFGVPFLPMPGESSSRRRHLKPISNTSNRALSHALASATKASTAPSKGNVCYMISRAFLTLHSRMVFKGISMDLIIGLPAFKGKTIIMVIFYQLSKYGHFFGLLSNFSSASVVIFVTDFVQLHGIPVEIRTIELWRELHRLQGTTFITSMDYHPQAGDQNNALYNVMLRIVPPLGNKYYHGSNIGITRPTKPLLK, from the exons ATGGAGATTCCTCTGAACCTTCTCCATTTTCAAAGCGTTCCAAAATATCTCAACGGTTTTGAATCCAAACCGTCCAATCCTCAGCCACCATCTTTCGCACCGAATCTGGAGCTCCATCAACCCAGAAACAAGGGATTTGGCGTCCCCTTCCTTCCAATGCCAGG AGAATCCTCTTCCAGAAGAAGGCACCTAAAACCCATCTCAAACACAAGCAACAGAGCCCTTTCACACGCCCTAGCTTCAGCAACAAAAGCATCGACAGCGCCTTCAAAAGG CAACGTTTGTTACATGATCAGCAGGGCCTTCCTAACTTTACATTCAAGGATGGTCTTTAAAGGAATTTCCATGGATTTGATTATTGGGTTACCAGCATTCAAAGGCAAAACTATCATCATGGTGATATTTTATCAGCTCTCCAAATATGGACATTTCTTCGGTTTACTGTCTAACTTTTCTAGTGCATCCGTAGTTATATTTGTGACAGATTTTGTTCAACTTCATGGCATACCTGTTGAAATTAGGACAATTGAGTTATGGCGAGAACTTCATCGTCTACAAGGCACAACATTTATCACCAGCATGGATTACCACCCGCAAGCTGGCGACCAAAATAACGCTCTTTACAATGTTATGTTGCGGATTGTCCCGCCACTTGGAAACAAATATTACCATGGGTCGAATATTGGTATAACACGACCTACAAAACCTCTGCTCAAATAA
- the LOC105798181 gene encoding uncharacterized protein LOC105798181 isoform X2, whose amino-acid sequence MEIPLNLLHFQSVPKYLNGFESKPSNPQPPSFAPNLELHQPRNKGFGVPFLPMPGESSSRRRHLKPISNTSNRALSHALASATKASTAPSKGTKDLNCGRGRFRLHCVYHGCGFGQCRYRYITAAISITDRYLNPCLGQLGWVLKRLKVLFWIFQIPWIMENGSR is encoded by the exons ATGGAGATTCCTCTGAACCTTCTCCATTTTCAAAGCGTTCCAAAATATCTCAACGGTTTTGAATCCAAACCGTCCAATCCTCAGCCACCATCTTTCGCACCGAATCTGGAGCTCCATCAACCCAGAAACAAGGGATTTGGCGTCCCCTTCCTTCCAATGCCAGG AGAATCCTCTTCCAGAAGAAGGCACCTAAAACCCATCTCAAACACAAGCAACAGAGCCCTTTCACACGCCCTAGCTTCAGCAACAAAAGCATCGACAGCGCCTTCAAAAGG GACCAAGGATTTAAATTGCGGTCGCGGCCGCTTTCGGTTGCATTGCGTTTATCACGGTTGCGGTTTCGGACAGTGCCGCTACCGCTATATAACGGCCGCTATTTCGATAACGGACCGCTATTTAAATCCCTGCTTAGGACAACTTGGTTGGGtattgaaaaggttgaaggtgcTATTTTGGATATTTCAAATCCCTTGGATTATGGAGAATGGATCAAGATAA